In Coccidioides posadasii str. Silveira chromosome 4, complete sequence, one genomic interval encodes:
- the CDC48 gene encoding AAA ATPase cdc48 (EggNog:ENOG410PGP0~COG:O~BUSCO:1721at33183) produces MSAEPDHSHHKHKVNLNDPSGAEKKDELDTATAILKKKKKPNSLIVTDAVNDDNSVIALSNNTMETLQLFRGDTVLVKGKMRRDTVLIVLADDDLDDGSARINRVVRHNLRVKHGDVITVHPCPDIKYAKRIAVLPIADTVEGLTGSLFDVFLAPYFREAYRPVRQGDLFTVRGGMRQVEFKVVEVDPPEYGIVAQDTVIHCEGEPIQREDEEGNLNDVGYDDIGGCRKQMAQIRELVELPLRHPQLFKSIGIKPPRGILMFGPPGTGKTLMARAVANETGAFFFLINGPEIMSKMAGESESNLRKAFEEAEKNSPAIIFIDEIDSIAPKRDKTNGEVERRVVSQLLTLMDGMKARSNVVVMAATNRPNSVDPALRRFGRFDREVDIGIPDPTGRLEILQIHTKNMKLAEDVDLESIAAETHGYVGSDLASLCSEAAMQQIREKMDLIDLDEDTIDAEVLDSLGVTMENFRFALGVSNPSALREVAVVEVPNVRWEDIGGLETVKRELIESVQYPVDHPEKFLKFGLSPSKGVLFYGPPGTGKTLLAKAVANECAANFISVKGPELLSMWFGESESNIRDIFDKARAAAPCVVFLDELDSIAKSRGGSVGDAGGASDRVVNQLLTEMDGMTSKKNVFVIGATNRPEQLDAALCRPGRLDTLVYVPLPNEAERVSILKAQLRKTPVAPDVDLEFIASKTHGFSGADLGFVTQRAAKLAIKQAISMEIERTKEREAAGEDVMDEDMDDPVPELTRAHFEEAMQMARRSVNDTEIRRYEAFAQSMKNSSGSNFFRFPTEQEAGQAGFGDAGNDDSLYD; encoded by the exons ATGTCTGCCGAACCAGATCACTCCCACCACAAGCACAAGGTCAACCTGAA TGATCCTTCAGGTgcggaaaagaaagat GAACTTGATACTGCCACCGCCATCctcaaaaagaagaagaagccaaaCTCGTTGAT TGTCACTGACGCCGTCAACGATGACAACTCTGTTATTGCGCTTTCCAACAACACCATGGAGACCCTCCAGCTCTTCCGTGGCGATACAGTCCTCGTGAAAGGAAAGATGCGCAGAGATACCGTTTTGATCGTCCTTGCGGATGATGATCTTGATGATGGAAGTGCGCGTATCAACCGCGTCGTTCGACACAACCTTCGCGTCAAGCATGGGGATGTTATCACCGTCCATCCTTGCCCAGATATCAAATAT GCCAAGCGCATCGCCGTTCTCCCAATCGCAGATACCGTCGAAGGTTTGACCGGGTCTCTATTCGATGTTTTCCTCGCACCATATTTCCGCGAAGCCTACAGACCCGTTCGACAAGGCGACCTGTTCACTGTTCGTGGTGGTATGCGTCAAGTCGAATTTAAGGTCGTGGAGGTCGATCCCCCGGAATATGGCATCGTAGCCCAAGACACCGTGATCCACTGCGAGGGTGAACCCATCCAGCGTGAGGATGAGGAGGGAAACCTCAATGATGTTGGCTACGATGACATTGGTGGCTGCCGAAAACAGATGGCTCAGATCCGAGAACTTGTCGAACTTCCCCTTCGACACCCACAGCTCTTTAAGTCTATTGGTATCAAACCTCCTCGTGGCATTCTCATGTTCGGGCCACCTGGTACCGGTAAGACCTTGATGGCTCGTGCCGTCGCCAACGAAACTGGtgccttcttcttcctcatcaaCGGTCCTGAGATTATGTCAAAGATGGCCGGTGAATCCGAATCAAATCTGCGCAAAGCCTTCGAGGAAGCCGAGAAGAACTCACCTGCAATTATCTTCATTGATGAAATTGACTCGATTGCTCCCAAGCGTGATAAGACTAACGGTGAGGTCGAACGCCGCGTCGTTTCCCAGCTCCTTACCTTGATGGACGGCATGAAGGCTCGCTCCAATGTCGTTGTCATGGCAGCCACAAACCGCCCCAACTCCGTTGATCCCGCTCTTCGTCGTTTTGGACGTTTCGATCGTGAGGTTGACATTGGTATCCCTGACCCAACTGGACGTCTAGAGATCCTTCAGATTCACACGAAGAACATGAAGCTTGCTGAAGACGTCGATCTCGAATCCATTGCTGCAGAAACCCACGGTTATGTTGGCTCTGATCTTGCGTCCCTCTGCTCGGAGGCTGCCATGCAGCAAATTCGTGAGAAGATGGATCTCATTGATCTCGATGAAGACACCATCGATGCTGAAGTCCTTGATTCATTGGGTGTGACCATGGAGAACTTCCGTTTTGCCCTTGGTGTTTCTAATCCCTCTGCCCTCCGCGAAGTTGCCGTTGTTGAAGTTCCCAATGTTCGCTGGGAAGATATCGGTGGACTGGAAACTGTCAAGAGAGAGCTCATCGAGAGTGTCCAGTACCCCGTCGACCACCCCGAGAAGTTCCTCAAGTTTGGTCTTTCACCGTCGAAGGGTGTCTTGTTCTATGGCCCACCAGGTACTGGTAAAACACTCCTCGCCAAGGCCGTTGCCAATGAATGCGCTGCAAATTTCATCTCTGTCAAGGGTCCCGAATTGCTGAGCATGTGGTTCGGTGAATCCGAAAGTAATATCCGCGATATCTTCGACAAAGCGCGTGCAGCTGCTCCCTGTGTCGTCTTTTTGGACGAACTTGATTCCATTGCCAAGTCTCGCGGTGGATCTGTCGGTGATGCCGGTGGTGCTTCGGACCGTGTTGTCAACCAGCTTCTGACAG AAATGGACGGGATGACTTCCAAGAAGAACGTGTTCGTCATTGGTGCCACTAATCGTCCTGAACAGCTCGATGCTGCCCTGTGCCGCCCTGGCCGTTTGGACACTCTTGTTTATGTGCCCCTCCCTAACGAGGCTGAGCGCGTTTCCATCTTGAAAGCTCAGCTTCGAAAGACACCTGTTGCTCCCGATGTCGACTTGGAGTTCATTGCTAGCAAGACCCACGGATTCTCCGGTGCTGATCTCGGTTTCGTTACGCAACGCGCTGCCAAACTTGCCATTAAGCAGGCCATCTCCATGGAAATCGAGCGGACCAAGGAGCGGGAGGCTGCGGGTGAGGATGTCATGGATGAGGATATGGATGACCCAGTTCCAGAACTTACTCGCGCCCACTTCGAGGAGGCCATGCAGATGGCGCGCCGATCCGTCAACGACACGGAGATCCGTCGATACGAAGCTTTCGCACAGAGCATGAAAAACTCCAGCGGCAGCAATTTCTTCCGATTCCCAACTGAACAGGAAGCCGGTCAGGCTGGATTCGGTGACGCTGGCAACGATGATAGTCTTTACGATTAA
- a CDS encoding uncharacterized protein (EggNog:ENOG410PY9G), which yields MPSTDSKPINSNPATKLDEIYRVKTLSDASSETAEHPLSDLTSSTDLALAYLCTTTKLEELHTSLLHSLSAAGWTERVRSLAFELLRSGRCTRFDELLDKVVHLATSPKPTTGYSPSPSPASPSSSSPTTSSSSSSSILGKRKRDKGPNGTTSATNGIPPLKKENTSDAEGSKGEEDHPDETEDSHEQTANGTTTTAETADPNGKHKSPSDDDDHDDDNSNSKNASKEEKKKKAKKKKKKEKKNDDDDDEELYLLAEFDVRIPSHIVGRGVKFLHEAIDEIFTKAPKGQDEDGGAEPAPRAAAETHHDDDDDDDDEEMANPKETPHHSSKSKRQSI from the exons ATGCCATCCACCGACTCGAAACCCATTAATTCCAACCCGGCCACCAAGCTGGACGAGATCTACCGTGTTAAAACCCTCTCCGATGCCTCCTCCGAGACAGCGGAACACCCCCTCTCCGACCTCACCTCCTCCACCGACCTCGCACTAGCCTACCTCTGCACCACCACCAAGCTCGAAGAATTGCACACATCCCTCCTCCACTCTCTCTCCGCCGCAGGCTGGACCGAACGCGTCCGCAGCCTCGCCTTCGAACTCCTACGCTCCGGCCGCTGCACAAGGTTTGACGAGCTCCTCGACAAGGTCGTGCACCTGGCCACTTCCCCCAAACCCACCACCGGGTACAGCCCATCTCCCTCCCCCGCCTCCCCGTCGTCCTCGTCCcccaccacctcctcctcctcgtcctcctccaTCCTCGGCAAAAGAAAACGCGACAAGGGACCCAACGGGACCACCTCCGCCACCAACGGCATACCACCCCTCAAGAAGGAAAACACAAGCGACGCCGAGGGAAGCAAGGGGGAGGAAGACCACCCCGACGAGACGGAGGACTCGCACGAACAGACCGCCAACGGCACCACTACCACCGCTGAGACAGCAGATCCCAACGGAAAACACAAATCTCCCTCTGACGACGACGAccacgacgacgacaacagcaacagcaaaAACGCCtccaaggaagagaagaagaagaaggcaaagaagaagaagaagaaggagaagaagaacgacgacgacgacgacgaagaaCTGTACCTTCTCGCCGAATTCGACGTCCGTATACCTTCGCATATCGTCGGAAGGGGTGTTAAATTTCTACACGAAGCTATCGACGAGATATTCACCAAGGCACCCAAAGGCCAGGACGAGGATGGCGGAGCTGAACCTGCCCCCCGCGCCGCCGCCGAGACACAccacgacgacgacgacgacgacgacgatgaagagATGGCTAATCCGAAA GAGACACCTCATCATTCAAGTAAATCAAAGAGACAGTCAATCTAA
- a CDS encoding uncharacterized protein (EggNog:ENOG410PMGZ~COG:S), whose translation MAAGVETVAQPLSNSADGQADHNLSRLVGSDPPAADEIHASNSVKSGSGLGVLEIFPLEILHMILSGLDITTLTNFRAASQDAKIVVESISKYTSIYKLAPSVFRAVVSFGAGSWITCEDLRGALSSTSCAACGGPGSFIYLFSCERVCPECITRGPEYPTALAGFARFLCDLDNKTLGELRTITIPERDACPDMVHRPLELVNRNDALNAGIRLHGPDSLFSKISDGESDEEDTDSDYGDRIELEEGSSLATESTASSEKADLISGVTFYAGAVRAPQVNFAAGYVEWGVCCSSCRNSGRIGREKMKWDEDGAAKYADYLRECNGAMTILSCLDYCQHVARSAAVGYVPMVNEEERSRNN comes from the exons ATGGCCGCTGGGGTTGAAACGGTTGCACAACCCCTGAGTAACTCGGCAGATGGCCAGGCTGACCACAACCTGTCGCGTCTTGTGGGATCCGATCCCCCAGCAGCGGACGAAATTCACGCGTCGAACAGTGTCAAATCAGGATCAGGCCTAGGAGTCCTTGAGATCTTCCCTCTCGAGATCCTTCACATGATCCTGTCAGGCTTGGATATCACAACTCTTACAAACTTCCGCGCAGCAAGTCAAGACGCCAAAATAGTCGTGGAGAGCATCTCGAAATATACATCTATATATAAACTGGCGCCAAGCGTATTCAGAGCGGTCGTTTCCTTTGGAGCCGGTTCCTGGATCACTTGCGAAGACCTCCGGGGTGCCCTGAGCAGCACATCCTGTGCCGCGTGTGGCGGGCCTGGAAGCTTTATATACCTCTTCTCGTGCGAGCGAGTCTGCCCGGAATGCATCACGCGCGGACCAGAGTACCCGACCGCTTTGGCCGGCTTCGCCAGGTTTCTCTGTGATCTCGATAACAAGACGCTCGGCGAGCTGCGAACTATAACTATACCGGAACGAGACGCGTGTCCCGATATGGTGCACCGTCCGCTGGAGCTGGTGAATCGAAACGACGCTCTCAACGCTGGCATTCGCCTTCACGGCCCAGATTCACTGTTCTCAAAGATTAGCGATGGGGAGAGCGACGAGGAGGACACTGACAGCGACTACGGCGATCGGATCGAACTTGAGGAAGGGAGCTCTCTGGCAACTGAGTCTACCGCATCTTCCGAAAAGGCAGACCTCATCAGCGGCGTCACCTTCTATGCAGGGGCCGTCCGTGCTCCGCAGGTGAACTTTGCCGCTGGCTATGTGGAGTGGGGTGTTTGCTGCAGCTCCTGCCGCAACAGTGGCCGCATCGGCCGCGAGAAGATGAAGTGGGATGAAGATGGCGCCGCCAAATATGCGGACTACCTCCGGGAGTGTAATGGTGCGATGACTATTCTTTCATGCCTGGATTACTGTCAGCATGTTGCGCGCAGTGCGGCGGTTGGCTACGTACCCATGGTGAATGAAGA GGAGAGATCTCGGAACAACTGA
- the STE50 gene encoding Adaptor for signal transduction (EggNog:ENOG410PI5N~COG:T~BUSCO:5718at33183) has product MAFPSSYHHGDSDADDEYERSIVVSPRLADDSEASPTDSEPPSTENTPTAFANMPDDRTSPTSSITEWSAEECANFASSLGLKQYRDSFIENEIVGEALIALRHDELKELGISSVGHRLTLLKSVYEIKVKQGVPFDSDHYVPLSAEQSNAKEVATQEDVALLIRTIRKRDERLAAAEAELRKLADDYRRLREELLPVFKMAKDRSQPLPYQPTSSFGGSTLLSDQCIHDQPATSPSINQPEKTGTSLSRSFSKKLFAGGTTPKTSSPTHIPQSIPEGRTYTDTSTLDPSAAAMAASSHLTASMNGGQPSPKGIPSPTSPASFYPQQTLASRSYSRETSSINRSYDHPEDPQSQQRQDRPTPNHPNSNSNPPSSRNPNDAAGPSVEIFKSFRVSMDDPCYKVLPAALKKYNIHEDWRHYALYIVYGDQERCLGLEEKPLILFKQLAGDGQKPMFMLRRQTPISDSTATNIYPGGGIGIPPGSAGIEGGGGGIGRPQPGAIQLPGGVL; this is encoded by the exons ATGGCATTCCCTTCCTCATATCATCACGGAGACTCAGACGCGGACGACGAATACGAGAGGAGTATTGTCGTCTCACCCCGCCTCGCCGACGACTCTGAAGCATCCCCCACCGATTCCGAACCCCCCTCTACTGAAAATACACCCACGGCTTTTGCAAACATGCCCGACGATCGCACATCACCGACATCCTCGATAACGGAGTGGTCTGCGGAGGAGTGTGCGAATTTCGCTTCGAGTCTTGGCTTGAAACAATACCGTGATTCGTTCATAG AAAATGAGATTGTTGGAGAGGCACTTATCGCACTGAGACACGACGAATTGAAAGAGCTTGGAATATCCAGTGTTGGCCATCGATTAACCCTGTTAAAAAGCGTATACGAGATAAAGGTTAAGCAAGGAGTGCCGTTCGACTCGGACCATTATGTCCCTTTGT CTGCCGAGCAGAGCAATGCGAAGGAGGTAGCCACACAGGAGGATGTTGCGCTTCTTATAAGGACTATTCGGAAACGGGATGAGAGACTCGCAGCGGCGGAAGCAGAGCTACGAAAATTGGCGGATGACTACCGAAGGCTCAGAGAGGAACTGCTACCGGTATTCAAGATGGCCAAGGACAGGTCGCAGCCGttaccatatcaaccaacctCATCCTTCGGAGGTTCTACACTATTATCGGATCAATGCATTCACGACCAACCCGCTACTTCCCCCTCGATAAATCAACCGGAGAAAACAGGCACTAGCCTCTCTAGGTCTTTTTCAAAGAAACTTTTTGCCGGAGGAACCACCCCCAAAACCAGCTCACCGACACATATCCCGCAGTCTATACCAGAGGGCAGGACATACACAGACACATCAACTCTCGATCCATCTGCGGCAGCGATGGCTGCCTCCTCTCATCTGACGGCTTCCATGAACGGTGGCCAGCCCTCGCCCAAAGGTATCCCATCACCTACCTCTCCCGCTAGCTTCTACCCACAACAGACCCTTGCATCCCGATCATATTCCCGCGAGACCTCAAGTATCAACCGCTCCTACGACCATCCAGAAGACCCGCAATCACAACAGCGACAAGATCGCCCTACACCAAACCATCCAAACTCCAACAGCAATCCTCCCAGCTCACGCAACCCCAACGATGCCGCAGGCCCCAGTGTCGAGATATTCAAATCCTTCCGGGTCTCCATGGACGATCCATGTTACAAAGTTCTCCCTGCCGCCCTTAAGAAATACAACATACACGAAGACTGGCGACACTACGCCCTTTATATTGTCTACGGTGATCAAGAACGCTGCCTTGGCCTTGAAGAGAAACCcctaattttatttaaacAATTGGCCGGTGATGGCCAGAAACCCATGTTTATGTTGAGACGACAGACACCGATAAGCGACAGCACAGCAACAAATATATATCCCGGGGGTGGAATTGGTATCCCGCCGGGAAGTGCCGGCATTgaagggggaggaggaggaattGGTAGGCCACAACCCGGAGCGATTCAGCTACCCGGTGGTGTATTATGA
- the DCN1 gene encoding Scaffold-type E3 ligase (EggNog:ENOG410PNT9~COG:S~BUSCO:12795at33183) — MQFCGSGPRGENEDWKEIGNRRGISVCLLCVLVCSASEFLISSNPAHEPLQPVSKPSFPLRIWPLIISTMLGYSSSQKQLIAQFVAFSSAKDSVAAKYLKNNGWNVERAVDDYFQNNPSASQAMVSALNKIFDSYRDSPAVNPDGIGIEGAMKYLGDIKVQLDEVVCLAISELLRSPSMGEFTRESFIDGWKDSGSDTLAKQASFASNLRKRIRNEPDLFKRVYRYAFILCRLPGQRHLTLEIATEQWRLFFTADNGGISWNTSTTPWLDWWLEFVEGSWKRPINKDLWEQTEVLMRKTLEDPSLKWWSPDGAWPGAVDDFIVFAKGKLGQNSSSEAMDVE, encoded by the exons ATGCAGTTCTGTGGTTCCGGACCGCGCGGAGAGAACGAAGACTGGAAAGAAATTGGAAATCGTCGTGGCATCTCTGTTTGCTTGCTCTGTGTCTTGGTGTGCAGTGCATCAGAATTCTTGATTAGCTCGAACCCGGCGCATGAACCTCTCCAGCCGGTCAGCAAGCCTAGCTTTCCTCTCCGTATTTGGCCCCTCATCATATCAACCATGCTGGGATATTCCTCGAGCCAGAAACAACTTATAGCACAATTCGTCGCGTTTTCAAGCGCAAAAGATAGCGTTGCTGCAAAG TATCTCAAAAATAATGGATGGAATGTTGAGAGGGCTGTAGATGA CTACTTTCAAAACAACCCATCAGCCTCACAGGCGATGGTGTCTGCTCTGAACAAGATATTTGATAGTTATCGAG ATTCTCCTGCTGTTAACCCTGATGGCATCGGAATTGAAGGCGCAATGAAATATTTAGGTGACATAAAAGTGCAACTGGACGAAGTTGTCTGCCTGGCGATATCGGAACTCCTGCGCTCACCATCAATGGGTGAATTTACACGCGAAAGCTTCATTGATGGGTGGAAGGACTCAGG CTCGGATACCCTTGCAAAGCAAGCATCCTTTGCCTCGAATCTGCGCAAACGCATCCGCAACGAACCGGATCTGTTTAAACGCGTATATCGCTATGCATTTATTCTCTGCCGCCTGCCTGGTCAGCGCCATCTCACCCTGGAAATTGCAACTGAACAGTGGCGTCTATTCTTCACAGCAGATAACGGGGGCATCTCGTGGAACACCTCAACCACACCATGGCTGGACTGGTGGCTTGAGTTCGTCGAAGGCTCGTGGAAACGTCCCATTAACAAGGATCTCTGGGAGCAGACGGAGGTGTTGATGCGAAAGACTCTAGAGGATCCGAGTTTGAAATGGTGGAGCCCGGATGGGGCGTGGCCGGGTGCTGTGGATGATTTTATAGTCTTTGCGAAGGGGAAATTGGGACAAAACAGCTCCAGCGAGGCTATGGATGTTGAGTGA
- a CDS encoding uncharacterized protein (EggNog:ENOG410Q034), which yields MPHSRCSCHSSKTEVVKKEKTGRGLLAKNVPASKPLGLSETVATKLALDALENYITPDLSLPKCQVHKRDYHWSPYHLFETLDTSLFRGVLKDQVYVRWETFAPEIHGITFKPGVRDTRITIELNSFLACEANVPFLIPFLIHHMVHAYFLVCCDAQGNDQADNHSLQHGLGFSTLIYRIREVCRAQSTRAVRTSSMPSRPCAYRSPVRADRHIKRAAQSKGWSYCLWSGDDGLDKVLCRAHMSTLDEMKLHDGKDGKPTPELYPKSHYLHTARVDKASFVPVLRTRYPASPEGYVELHFANFAVPFPRSKLTPFESISSNIPQGNVSINVPAPSNHLFFAFYSFLLNEDYPPELVQVSTPYLTTTTARGPPSIATFHPNTPAYLVNDIQMFVLGSRMAFDELKEKALERLYSMSETHNDPMAVLEEIYNEADLEKEDQKSTLRNWARAFLAKKIEKSGETNILILQKSEQWKDRFMGLRKKNELFNKDCSETEDDLLLNKALEALEKGEKKDQDGEDGKKDDTKQLGGLTPRELESLCQCFPEIFNQLVEQCEAEKRAKDEKEKRKKEKEKQDQDENAEAKEKDKEEKPLSCAHQCSHYHTSPSPAFHGQEHPYVSHDLYSCPHGLDSGAYLYPAQIPAVYGRPRTPYYPIPPHY from the exons ATGCCTCACTCCAGATGCAGTTGTCACAGCAGCAAGACAGAGGTtgtcaaaaaagaaaagacggGTCGTGGCCTTCTGGCGAAGAATGTACCTGCTTCGAAGCCTCTGGGTCTTAGCGAGACCGTAGCCACAAAGTTGGCCCTTGATGCCTTGGAGAATTACATCACCCCGGATTTAAGCCTACCGAAATGCCAAGTACATAAACGAGACTATCACTGGTCTCCTTACCATCTTTTTGAGACCCTTGATACCAGCCTTTTCCGTGGAGTGCTCAAGGATCAGGTTTACGTTCGATGGGAGACTTTTGCGCCCGAAATCCACGGTATTACTTTCAAACCAGGCGTGCGGGACACAAGAATTACTATTGAACTAAATTCATTCCTTGCATGCGAAGCGAACGTGCCGTTTCTAATTCCGTTTCTCATTCATCACATGGTTCATGCATACTTCCTCGTGTGCTGCGATGCTCAGGGAAATGACCAGGCAGATAACCACAGTCTTCAGCACGGCCTTGGATTCAGCACTTTGATCTACAGAATACGGGAAGTATGTCGAGCCCAGAGTACCCGGGCAGTTCGCACCTCGTCGATGCCCTCGAGACCGTGCGCATACCGAAGTCCCGTCCGAGCAGATCGTCATATCAAGCGCGCGGCCCAGTCAAAGGGGTGGAGCTATTGCCTTTGGTCCGGGGATGATGGGCTTGACAAAGTGCTTTGCCGGGCCCATATGTCGACTCTTGATGAGATGAAACTTCACGACGGCAAGGACGGGAAGCCAACTCCCGAGTTATA CCCAAAATCACACTATCTTCACACGGCCCGAGTGGATAAGGCTTCTTTCGTTCCGGTTCTTCGTACACGCTATCCAGCTTCTCCTGAGGGATATGTTGAACTCCATTTTGCAAACTTCGCAGTTCCTTTCCCTAGGTCGAAATTAACACCATTCGAATCGATCAGTTCCAACATCCCTCAGGGAAATGTGTCTATTAATGTCCCAGCCCCCTCCAATCATCTATTTTTTGCGTTTTATTCCTTTCTTCTTAATGAGGACTACCCTCCAGAGCTGGTGCAGGTTAGCACCCCGTATCTCACCACAACTACGGCCCGGGGTCCTCCTTCAATTGCTACCTTCCATCCTAATACACCTGCATATTTGGTCAATGATATCCAGATGTTCGTACTCGGCAGTCGAATGGCCTTTGATGAGCTCAAGGAGAAGGCTCTTGAGCGGCTCTATTCCATGAGCGAGACACACAACGACCCGATGGCCGTGCTGGAGGAAATATACAATGAAGCTGACCTAGAGAAAGAAGATCAGAAGAGTACTTTACGCAACTGGGCCCGAGCCTTTCTTGCAAAGAAGATCGAAAAGTCAGGAGAGACCAATATTCTGATTCTTCAGAAAAGCGAGCAATGGAAAGATCGATTCATGGGACTTAGGAAGAAGAATGAGCTGTTTAACAAGGACTGTAGCGAGACAGAGGACGACCTACTTCTTAACAAGGCCCTCGAAGCCCTTGAAAagggagagaagaaagaCCAAGACGGCGAGGATGGAAAAAAGGACGACACGAAGCAGCTGGGCGGCTTAACCCCTAGGGAGCTCGAAAGCCTCTGCCAGTGTTTTCCCGAAATCTTTAACCAGCTTGTTGAACAATGTGAAGCGGAGAAAAGAGCCAAGGacgagaaggagaaaaggaagaaggaaaaggagaaacaAGACCAAGATGAAAATGCGGAAGCCAAGGAGAAGGACAAGGAAGAAAAGCCATTATCATGCGCGCACCAGTGCTCCCATTACCACACTTCCCCTTCTCCCGCTTTCCATGGCCAAGAGCATCCTTACGTTTCGCACGATCTATATTCTTGCCCTCATGGCCTTGATTCCGGAGCATACCTGTATCCCGCCCAAATTCCTGCGGTGTATGGGCGTCCCAGAACGCCGTACTATCCGATCCCACCTCACTATTGA
- the NIP7 gene encoding ribosome biogenesis protein NIP7 (BUSCO:412006at4751~EggNog:ENOG410PFYK~COG:J~BUSCO:13557at33183), with amino-acid sequence MRPLTEAETKTLFSKLANYTGSSLNHLIAPPSSSEGGQSEDERHVFRLHGSRVYYVRLSIANLATSIARDNLLSVGTCIGKFTKTGKFRLHITALDVIAPHARYKVWIKPNGEMPFLYGGNVVKAHVGRWSDDCPEHQGVVVMSMDDTPLGFGVTARSTAEARRLDPTGITTFRQGDIGEYLREEDTLFQTT; translated from the exons ATGCGTCCTCTCACCGAGGCGGAGACGAAAACCCTGTTCTCCAAGCTTGCGAACTACACGGGTAGCTCCCTGAACCACCTCATAGCTCCTCCCTCCTCTTCGGAAGGCGGCCAATCCGAAGATGAAAGACATGTCTTCCGCCTACATGGATCTCGAGTCTACTATGTCCGCCTTTCTATAGCCAATCTCGCAACATCCATCGCGCGCGACAACCTACTCTCCGTCGGTACCTGTATAggaaaattcacaaagacGGGCAAATTTAGACTGCACATTACAGCTCTAGACGTTATCGCACCTCATGCAAGATATAAGGTGTGGATTAAGCCGAACGGAGAGATGCCATTCCTCTATGGTGGAAATGTTGTTAAGGCGCATGTTGGACGGTGGAGTGACGACTGCCCGGAGCACCAGGGCGTGGTGGTGATGTCAATGGATGATACTCCTCTG GGATTCGGAGTAACAGCCCGTTCGACGGCAGAAGCGCGTCGGTTGGACCCGACTGGAATTACGACATTTAGACAAGGCGATATTGGGGAATATCTAAGAGAG GAAGACACGCTGTTCCAGACAACATAA